One Aminivibrio pyruvatiphilus genomic window carries:
- a CDS encoding ABC transporter ATP-binding protein translates to MAVTLELSNVSKIFQKDRELVRAVDDVSMTVTPGEMVTFLGPSGCGKTTTLRMVAGFEIPSGGTITIDGQDVTNVPVNRRDIGFVFQNYALFPHMSVFENVAYGLRVKGYREEEIRRMVREGLDLVGLGKAEKRFPNQLSGGEQQRVALARVLVLQPRVLLMDEPLSNLDAKLRIHMRTEIRRIQKHLNITCLYVTHDQGEALTMSDRIMVMNRGKVEQIGAPLEIYSDPSSLFVADFIGQANIIPGEVVSVEGGTASVSIAGLTVPVRAVKNASFAPGAPAAVVVRPENLLPSPGEGMKGTVLTATFLGGRMEYEVALESGRTVLSFDPFLPGKRMWTEGESISLSFDPAVAVALQA, encoded by the coding sequence ATGGCCGTTACACTCGAACTCTCGAACGTGTCGAAAATCTTCCAGAAGGACCGGGAACTTGTCCGGGCGGTGGACGATGTCTCCATGACGGTAACGCCCGGGGAGATGGTGACATTTCTCGGCCCCTCGGGATGCGGGAAGACCACCACCCTCAGAATGGTGGCGGGATTCGAAATACCCTCAGGGGGAACCATCACCATCGACGGCCAGGACGTGACCAACGTTCCCGTGAACAGGCGCGACATCGGCTTCGTCTTCCAGAATTACGCCCTGTTTCCCCACATGAGCGTCTTCGAGAACGTGGCCTACGGACTCCGCGTCAAGGGATACAGGGAGGAGGAGATCCGCCGCATGGTCCGGGAGGGTCTTGACCTCGTCGGACTGGGGAAGGCGGAGAAGCGGTTCCCGAACCAGCTTTCCGGGGGAGAACAACAGCGGGTGGCCCTTGCCAGGGTGCTCGTGCTTCAGCCGAGGGTCCTCCTCATGGACGAACCTCTGTCCAACCTCGACGCCAAGCTGCGAATTCACATGCGCACCGAGATACGGAGAATCCAGAAACACCTGAACATCACCTGCCTTTATGTCACCCACGACCAGGGAGAGGCCCTCACCATGTCCGACAGGATCATGGTGATGAACAGGGGAAAGGTGGAGCAGATCGGGGCGCCCCTCGAGATCTACAGCGACCCCAGCTCTCTCTTCGTGGCCGATTTCATCGGCCAGGCGAATATCATTCCCGGAGAGGTCGTCTCTGTGGAGGGCGGAACGGCCTCAGTCTCCATTGCCGGGCTCACAGTGCCGGTCCGGGCCGTTAAAAACGCCTCCTTCGCTCCGGGGGCTCCTGCGGCGGTGGTCGTCCGGCCCGAAAACCTCCTGCCTTCACCGGGGGAGGGGATGAAAGGCACTGTGCTCACCGCCACCTTCCTCGGCGGGCGCATGGAGTACGAGGTCGCCCTGGAAAGCGGCCGGACAGTGCTCTCCTTCGATCCCTTTCTTCCCGGGAAAAGGATGTGGACCGAGGGAGAGAGCATCAGTCTTTCTTTCGATCCCGCCGTGGCGGTGGCGTTGCAGGCCTGA